One genomic window of Micromonospora sp. WMMD1128 includes the following:
- a CDS encoding DUF6350 family protein: MSRPTPDQPRRAAGPAAGARPRGRARPATPAPRRAARVTAPRPGEPSRAPLPVAAGVAALWAAVTSWLPVTVVLGLAQLTEDAGSFSGALRAGLAGWLLGHGVPLQTDAGPLGLAPLALSVLVAWRLTRAGVHVSRAVGARGTGSPRQALTVAVAVGFGYALLGALAALVVGTGGLRVSPVTAALTFAAFGAPAALVGALRTTGVWALLARSCPPVVRDGLRAGLVAALLLLAASAGAAGLAVATGGGDAADMIGAYRTGVAGQAGITLVSLAYAPNATAWSASYLLGPGFAVGTDTAVRTSEVSVGALPAVPLLAGLPRGPVDGLEAALLAVPVLAAMAAGWLLARRLLRAAAEARAEVGWPELLVPAALAGPVAGVLLGLAAAASGGSLGGGRLAEIGPSPWPVAGVATLVIAVGAMLGAAATRSLTRPTPPPRRRPRPEPSSSPPLNSAR, from the coding sequence ATGTCACGTCCCACCCCTGACCAGCCCCGCCGGGCCGCCGGTCCTGCCGCCGGCGCCCGGCCCCGAGGGCGTGCCCGCCCCGCCACCCCCGCGCCCCGCCGCGCCGCACGCGTGACCGCGCCCCGGCCGGGCGAGCCGTCCCGGGCTCCGCTGCCCGTCGCCGCCGGGGTGGCCGCGCTCTGGGCCGCGGTGACCTCCTGGCTGCCGGTCACCGTGGTGCTCGGCCTCGCCCAGCTCACCGAGGACGCCGGCTCGTTCTCCGGCGCCCTGCGCGCCGGTCTGGCCGGTTGGCTGCTCGGGCACGGGGTGCCGTTGCAGACCGACGCCGGGCCGCTCGGCCTGGCGCCGCTCGCCCTGAGCGTGCTCGTCGCCTGGCGACTCACCCGCGCCGGGGTGCACGTCAGCCGGGCCGTGGGCGCCCGCGGCACCGGCTCACCCCGGCAGGCACTCACCGTCGCGGTCGCGGTCGGCTTCGGGTACGCGCTGCTCGGCGCGCTCGCCGCGCTCGTGGTCGGCACGGGCGGGTTGCGGGTCTCGCCGGTGACCGCCGCGCTCACGTTCGCCGCGTTCGGCGCCCCGGCCGCCCTGGTCGGCGCGTTGCGCACCACGGGCGTCTGGGCGCTGCTGGCGCGGAGTTGCCCGCCGGTCGTCCGCGACGGGCTGCGCGCCGGGCTGGTCGCGGCCCTGCTGCTGCTCGCCGCCAGCGCCGGGGCGGCCGGGCTCGCGGTGGCCACCGGTGGCGGTGACGCGGCCGACATGATCGGGGCGTACCGGACCGGGGTGGCCGGTCAGGCGGGCATCACGCTCGTCAGCCTCGCCTACGCGCCGAACGCCACCGCCTGGTCGGCCAGCTACCTGCTCGGCCCCGGGTTCGCCGTCGGCACGGACACCGCGGTACGCACGAGTGAGGTGTCGGTCGGCGCGCTGCCGGCCGTACCCTTGCTCGCCGGCCTGCCGCGCGGCCCGGTGGACGGGCTGGAGGCCGCGCTGCTCGCGGTGCCGGTGCTGGCCGCGATGGCGGCCGGCTGGCTGCTGGCGCGGCGGCTGCTGCGGGCGGCGGCCGAGGCGCGGGCCGAGGTCGGATGGCCGGAGCTGCTGGTCCCGGCCGCGCTCGCCGGCCCGGTCGCGGGCGTGCTGCTGGGGCTGGCCGCGGCGGCGTCCGGCGGGTCCCTCGGCGGTGGCCGGCTGGCCGAGATCGGCCCGTCGCCCTGGCCGGTGGCCGGCGTGGCCACGCTCGTGATCGCCGTGGGCGCGATGCTCGGCGCCGCCGCCACCCGCTCCCTGACCCGTCCCACCCCGCCACCTCGCCGGCGACCCCGCCCCGAACCCTCGTCCTCCCCGCCCCTGAACTCCGCACGCTGA
- a CDS encoding DUF4190 domain-containing protein, whose amino-acid sequence MNAPYPPPPPPPAAGRDRTTLWGVLGIVLGLICCGILGIVFGVLSIRDARRFGKSPLLGWLAVAFGVVNIIASAIVRARGNYYYPYWYR is encoded by the coding sequence GTGAACGCTCCCTACCCGCCGCCACCGCCGCCCCCGGCCGCCGGCCGGGACCGGACCACGCTCTGGGGCGTCCTCGGCATCGTGCTCGGCCTGATCTGCTGCGGCATCCTGGGCATCGTCTTCGGCGTGCTGTCGATCCGGGACGCCCGGCGCTTCGGTAAGTCGCCGCTGCTCGGCTGGCTGGCCGTCGCGTTCGGCGTCGTCAACATCATCGCCAGCGCGATCGTGCGGGCCCGGGGCAACTACTACTACCCGTACTGGTACCGCTGA
- a CDS encoding DUF4190 domain-containing protein, giving the protein MQPGYPGQDPYGQQPNQDPTAQPHDPYGQPPQAPQYGQQPTSGQPYGQPTSGQPYGQDPYAQQQQPYGAAPQYPAAGYPAGPGQGQGQNNTMGLIGMIVGIASIVLGLCCPLLGVPAGIAGVVLGVLGQKKVQAGEASNPGQAKAALICGGVGVVLGIISAIAGTLINAGNFGS; this is encoded by the coding sequence ATGCAGCCCGGTTACCCCGGACAGGACCCGTACGGCCAGCAGCCGAACCAGGACCCGACCGCCCAGCCGCACGACCCGTACGGCCAGCCGCCGCAGGCCCCGCAGTACGGGCAGCAGCCGACCTCCGGCCAGCCGTACGGCCAGCCCACCTCCGGCCAGCCCTACGGCCAGGACCCGTACGCGCAGCAGCAGCAGCCGTACGGCGCCGCGCCGCAGTACCCGGCCGCCGGCTACCCGGCCGGCCCCGGCCAGGGGCAGGGTCAGAACAACACCATGGGCTTGATCGGCATGATCGTCGGCATCGCCTCGATCGTGCTCGGCCTCTGCTGCCCGCTGCTCGGCGTCCCGGCCGGCATCGCCGGCGTGGTGCTCGGCGTGCTCGGCCAGAAGAAGGTCCAGGCGGGCGAGGCCAGCAACCCGGGCCAGGCCAAGGCCGCCCTGATCTGCGGTGGCGTCGGTGTGGTCCTCGGCATCATCAGCGCCATCGCCGGCACCCTGATCAACGCGGGCAACTTCGGTTCCTGA
- the purN gene encoding phosphoribosylglycinamide formyltransferase: MTEPASVARLVVLVSGSGSNLQALLDATADPGYGARVVAVGADRDGIAGLDRAAAAGVPSFVERVKDHPTRGDWDKALTARVAEHRPDLVVSAGFLKLVGPEFLTAFGDRYLNTHNTLLPAFPGIHGPRDALAYGVKVTGATLFFVDAGMDTGPIVAQVAVPVLDGDDVETLTERIKSAERRQLVEQVGRLVREGWTITGRKVSIP; encoded by the coding sequence GTGACCGAGCCCGCGTCCGTCGCCCGCCTCGTCGTCCTCGTCTCCGGTTCCGGCAGCAACCTCCAGGCGCTGCTGGACGCGACCGCCGATCCCGGCTACGGGGCCCGGGTGGTGGCGGTGGGCGCCGACCGGGACGGGATCGCCGGTCTGGACCGGGCCGCCGCCGCGGGCGTGCCGTCCTTCGTCGAGCGGGTCAAGGACCACCCGACCCGTGGCGACTGGGACAAGGCGCTCACCGCCCGGGTCGCCGAGCATCGCCCCGACCTGGTCGTCAGCGCGGGCTTCCTCAAGCTGGTCGGGCCGGAGTTCCTCACCGCGTTCGGCGACCGCTACCTGAACACACACAACACCCTGCTCCCGGCGTTCCCCGGCATCCACGGCCCCCGGGACGCGCTCGCGTACGGCGTGAAGGTCACCGGGGCCACGCTGTTCTTCGTCGACGCCGGGATGGACACCGGCCCGATCGTCGCCCAGGTCGCCGTACCGGTGCTCGACGGCGACGACGTGGAGACGCTCACCGAGCGCATCAAGTCCGCCGAGCGCCGCCAGCTCGTCGAGCAGGTGGGCCGCCTGGTCCGTGAAGGTTGGACGATCACCGGCAGAAAGGTCAGCATTCCGTGA
- a CDS encoding CD225/dispanin family protein, with the protein MQPGHPQQQPPQLDNNMTMSIVTIFLFWPLAIPAIINASRVNPLLQQGDYAGAQAAAAESRKWSKWALIVGLIWIGIIVVCCLFGGLATFVGGSTGTN; encoded by the coding sequence ATGCAGCCCGGACACCCCCAGCAGCAGCCGCCGCAGCTCGACAACAACATGACGATGTCCATCGTCACGATCTTCCTGTTCTGGCCGCTCGCGATCCCGGCGATCATCAACGCCTCCAGGGTCAACCCGCTGCTCCAGCAGGGTGACTACGCCGGCGCCCAGGCCGCCGCCGCCGAGTCCAGGAAGTGGTCCAAGTGGGCCCTGATCGTCGGCCTGATCTGGATCGGCATCATTGTGGTGTGCTGCCTGTTCGGTGGCCTGGCGACCTTCGTCGGCGGCAGCACCGGCACGAACTGA